One window of Desulfobulbaceae bacterium genomic DNA carries:
- a CDS encoding GTP cyclohydrolase I FolE2 — protein sequence MKLTNVGIENIRHPIHVLEKSGGHQQTVASIRMQANMPRQHRGTCLSTFMSILSVYQDDIRTEIFPRLLTDLRNELQADSASIEMTFPYFIEKRAPVTGTPSLMEYTCVFACGVGGCADLQVSILVPSTTLCPCSKEISRFGAHNQRAEIDFAVKFINFIWIEDLIALVESAASCEVYSLLKRPDEKYVTEKAYENPMFVEDVVRKIAVLARQHPDIGWFSVGVESFESIHKHSAYAYTDSATM from the coding sequence ATGAAACTTACTAACGTTGGTATTGAGAATATCCGTCATCCCATTCATGTGTTGGAGAAGTCGGGGGGGCATCAGCAGACCGTGGCCAGCATTCGGATGCAGGCCAATATGCCTCGTCAGCATCGGGGGACTTGTTTGTCCACTTTCATGTCCATCTTGAGTGTCTATCAGGATGATATCCGTACTGAAATATTTCCTCGTTTGCTGACGGACTTGAGAAACGAACTTCAGGCGGATTCCGCTTCTATCGAAATGACTTTTCCATATTTTATTGAGAAGAGGGCGCCAGTCACTGGTACTCCATCCCTTATGGAGTATACGTGTGTTTTTGCGTGTGGCGTGGGCGGGTGTGCCGACTTGCAGGTGTCGATTTTAGTGCCAAGCACTACTCTCTGTCCCTGCTCCAAGGAGATCAGCCGGTTTGGCGCTCATAATCAGCGGGCTGAAATCGACTTTGCAGTAAAGTTCATTAATTTTATTTGGATTGAGGATCTAATCGCTTTGGTTGAGTCGGCTGCGTCGTGTGAAGTTTACAGTCTGCTCAAACGACCGGATGAGAAGTATGTCACGGAAAAGGCGTATGAGAACCCTATGTTTGTTGAGGACGTAGTGCGAAAGATTGCGGTTCTGGCCCGACAGCACCCTGATATTGGTTGGTTTTCGGTTGGGGTGGAGAGTTTTGAGTCGATCCACAAGCACAGCGCCTATGCCTATACCGACAGTGCCACCATGTAA
- a CDS encoding phosphate ABC transporter substrate-binding protein, with protein sequence MSKRWIAGSLKVALTMILATGIATTAMAEEIKIGAGAAPTENVFNKIQDPLKAATGVSIKIISNGPSQALKELDNGAIDAAAGGLTFQDWMSMMDKEGYAMPDKGAYKSRVIGKDVIKVLTNKDVTVTSLTKEQLTAIFTGKTKNWKEVGGPDKPIVILLGSKIPGTQAVFQKQILAGADYTKEAVEGTTAPDLKEKVIATSGAVCLGPMSVVDDTINAPEIPEVGRPITIITKGEPSGGVKTLLDFIRGEGQKYIGK encoded by the coding sequence ATGTCAAAAAGATGGATTGCAGGTTCACTTAAAGTTGCCTTGACCATGATTCTTGCTACTGGAATCGCGACCACAGCCATGGCAGAGGAGATCAAGATCGGCGCAGGCGCTGCCCCAACCGAAAACGTCTTCAACAAAATCCAAGACCCTCTCAAGGCAGCCACCGGAGTTTCAATAAAAATCATCTCCAACGGTCCGTCTCAAGCCCTCAAGGAACTCGACAACGGCGCCATTGATGCTGCTGCCGGCGGCCTCACCTTTCAGGACTGGATGTCGATGATGGACAAAGAGGGCTATGCCATGCCGGACAAGGGCGCATACAAGTCCAGAGTCATCGGCAAGGATGTGATCAAAGTCCTGACCAACAAGGACGTAACAGTTACAAGTCTCACCAAGGAACAATTAACAGCCATATTCACCGGCAAGACCAAAAACTGGAAAGAAGTCGGAGGACCAGACAAACCGATAGTCATCCTCCTGGGCAGCAAGATCCCCGGCACCCAAGCCGTGTTTCAGAAACAGATCCTGGCAGGAGCCGACTACACCAAGGAGGCAGTTGAGGGAACCACCGCCCCAGACCTTAAGGAAAAAGTCATTGCCACTTCAGGAGCGGTCTGCCTTGGCCCAATGTCAGTGGTCGACGATACCATCAACGCTCCAGAGATACCTGAAGTCGGTCGACCAATAACCATCATTACCAAGGGCGAACCCTCTGGTGGCGTCAAGACTCTACTCGACTTCATCAGAGGCGAGGGCCAGAAGTATATCGGCAAGTAA
- a CDS encoding response regulator, translating to MVRLTGTMPPDGKPPKFDHILLVDDIARNTQSSLETIRRTDEGYELTVHITHTFAEALAAFNLHDIKLVILDLDLNDMQGDGATLLKEFREKKPELTVLANSSEQKYNDILVKGGAIAVLAKDSRKLKRWLAING from the coding sequence ATGGTCCGACTCACTGGGACAATGCCCCCTGACGGAAAGCCCCCCAAATTCGACCACATCCTTCTCGTCGATGATATTGCACGCAACACCCAATCCTCGCTGGAGACCATCCGCAGAACCGATGAAGGCTACGAACTGACAGTCCACATCACCCACACCTTTGCCGAGGCATTGGCTGCGTTCAATTTACACGACATCAAATTAGTCATTCTTGATCTTGATCTCAATGACATGCAAGGCGATGGGGCGACACTGCTCAAGGAGTTCCGCGAGAAAAAGCCAGAACTCACAGTGTTAGCCAACAGCAGTGAACAAAAATACAACGATATATTAGTAAAAGGAGGAGCTATTGCTGTTCTGGCTAAAGACTCCAGAAAACTCAAACGATGGCTGGCAATAAACGGCTGA
- a CDS encoding PilZ domain-containing protein has translation MILIRVFFTNRPWEAFGNSWRRILMVSDAVALDDQRKSERYRVGGNAYVLLKQPQYKELGKIIDISQTGVSFLCINEGEWDTAPFEIDIFIGFEQNNAIAEQIVLKSLPLKPIAYCRDTEANGYKTGMMRRCGVAFGALTPAQQARLDLFILRHGFANA, from the coding sequence ATGATTTTAATTAGAGTCTTTTTCACCAACAGGCCATGGGAGGCCTTTGGTAATTCCTGGAGACGTATTCTTATGGTTAGTGATGCAGTAGCCCTTGATGATCAGAGGAAGAGCGAGCGGTATCGGGTTGGTGGTAATGCGTATGTATTGCTGAAACAACCACAATACAAGGAACTTGGCAAGATTATCGATATCAGTCAGACCGGTGTCTCTTTTCTCTGTATTAATGAGGGGGAGTGGGATACTGCCCCGTTTGAGATTGATATCTTCATCGGTTTCGAACAAAATAACGCCATTGCCGAGCAGATTGTCCTGAAAAGTCTTCCACTTAAACCTATTGCCTATTGTCGAGACACAGAGGCTAATGGTTATAAGACGGGGATGATGCGTCGATGTGGAGTTGCTTTTGGTGCCTTGACGCCAGCGCAGCAGGCACGTCTTGACCTCTTTATCTTGCGTCATGGATTTGCTAACGCCTGA
- a CDS encoding arginyltransferase: protein MRSILGKQFHDVKVDCPYGLPFTAIYRQAHFGHMPDRAMSLFLNAGFRRNGNYLYTMVCPDCSSCVPIRLVAEQFKPNRNQKRVLARNQDLTATIAPLKITAEKLALCDKFLRRRFPGKASSGLDYYAGFFINSLGATYELEFRDQDHLIGVSIIDLYPEAINCVYFYFDPDISKRSLGTFNIITLINYALSYQIRYVYLGYWIEEIASMRYKAQFKPHYLLWDGQWQMKPQPLTNKDFQHEQIKSAGRR from the coding sequence GTGAGAAGCATCTTAGGCAAACAGTTCCATGACGTTAAGGTAGACTGCCCATACGGCCTGCCGTTCACAGCTATCTACCGCCAAGCACACTTCGGGCACATGCCGGACAGGGCAATGTCCTTATTCCTAAATGCTGGGTTCCGGCGCAATGGCAACTACCTCTACACCATGGTTTGTCCCGACTGCAGCTCCTGTGTGCCAATCCGCCTGGTGGCCGAACAATTTAAACCAAACAGAAATCAGAAACGGGTCCTGGCCCGAAACCAAGATCTCACTGCCACCATCGCCCCTCTCAAAATCACTGCCGAAAAACTCGCGCTCTGCGACAAATTTCTTCGCAGGAGATTCCCCGGAAAAGCCAGCTCAGGACTTGACTATTATGCCGGATTTTTCATCAACAGCCTGGGCGCTACTTATGAGCTTGAATTTCGAGACCAAGATCACCTGATCGGAGTTTCGATTATCGACCTCTATCCTGAGGCCATCAACTGTGTTTACTTCTACTTCGATCCTGACATATCCAAGCGCAGCCTCGGCACCTTCAACATCATCACCCTGATCAACTACGCCCTTTCCTATCAGATTCGCTATGTCTATTTAGGATACTGGATTGAAGAAATTGCCTCAATGCGTTACAAAGCACAATTTAAACCCCATTATCTCCTGTGGGATGGTCAATGGCAAATGAAGCCTCAGCCCCTGACAAACAAGGATTTCCAACATGAACAAATCAAGTCTGCAGGGAGAAGATAG
- a CDS encoding response regulator: MNKSSLQGEDSADNVLLPLRALKTHNISSPVTVLRDGPKALDYLSTTGNYSGHTIPLPAIVLLDLNLPKINGIEAIHQLESY; encoded by the coding sequence ATGAACAAATCAAGTCTGCAGGGAGAAGATAGCGCCGATAACGTGCTTCTGCCCCTAAGGGCGCTAAAAACACACAATATCTCAAGTCCAGTGACAGTCCTTCGTGACGGCCCTAAGGCCCTGGACTATCTGTCAACCACTGGGAATTATTCCGGCCACACCATTCCCCTACCTGCCATTGTGCTTCTCGATCTCAACCTTCCCAAGATCAATGGCATTGAGGCCATCCACCAATTGGAGAGCTATTAG
- a CDS encoding PAS domain S-box protein: MKSALGRSLITLFSAMAILALCAGVLVISGIRHNSQMTHVRTSLTNLQLEIKKLQLLQNQESSITASPLPVETARKTFLTLKQLAWTIDTLGREQTSTGKSYLPSLVKQLDSLRDTYVNLLSSVNEYHKNHQINQELFALINQRISLPTTSFDETIQQNLELLQTMLVVDTPKKEAPTSQMKTIEALFQDIAYEISDPSVNKALKTIQNNYHQSVNNQVSIRTQEQMLSTMSTVFTTHAEETINSISSSLATKEAWRNSLICLILLALIATILLTFGLIRKRLHLFQHHASLIMKSIRSGHFDYQPELFHDDEMTTHLQFLTEVSYQLAQQRQIISEYHQRWQTLFNTMTEWVLTCDTNGICTASNHRAKEMTGFDADRLINQPLATVLEGHAGATLNIDIAQALADQKEFDSLDHHIQHINGSLIPAVIKGQPIIDAAGHWQGLTLLISNLSKEHHAEALLTQATRATKFLNMILELALLNIELPELLDRFIGHLINLSWIGVQPKAAFFLIDKNTHCLTMAAQRGIDSQVITSCALLPLGACLCGRVAQSGKIIFADCHDPRHEMNYPGMAIHGHYCLPVHTVAGEIIGVVVLYLEPTLPRDHMIEAILITATTMIGSIIRRRQTEDALKSLNQNLEQRIEARTAQLTAANQELDSFSYSVSHDLRAPLRAIDGFSLALYEDYGSTLPPQAHDSLARIRSGCSRMESLINDLLNLSRLSRFELKRNKVNLSQMAIEISEEIRAESPHRMVMWHIVQDLEIMADPTMIRAALFNLLANAWKYSKKTASARIELGRIANINDTGQTAFFIRDNGAGFNMRYVDKLFTPFQRLHPEDQFPGNGIGLATVQRIIHLHQGKIWAEGKAGEGATFYFTVSPGD, translated from the coding sequence ATGAAAAGCGCTCTTGGCCGCAGCCTCATTACTCTCTTTTCTGCCATGGCTATCCTGGCGCTTTGCGCAGGAGTTCTGGTCATCTCCGGCATCCGGCACAACTCCCAAATGACCCACGTAAGAACGTCCCTTACCAATCTTCAACTCGAGATAAAAAAACTTCAATTACTCCAAAACCAGGAATCATCAATTACAGCTTCCCCCCTCCCTGTCGAAACTGCACGAAAAACATTCCTCACCCTTAAACAGTTGGCATGGACAATCGACACCCTTGGGCGAGAACAAACATCGACAGGAAAATCCTATTTACCAAGCCTGGTAAAGCAGCTTGACTCACTCCGTGATACCTATGTCAACTTGCTCTCCTCTGTCAATGAATACCATAAAAATCACCAGATCAATCAGGAACTATTTGCCCTGATCAATCAGCGAATCTCCCTCCCAACCACTTCCTTTGATGAAACTATCCAGCAAAACCTTGAACTTCTCCAAACCATGCTGGTCGTTGACACACCCAAAAAAGAAGCCCCCACCTCACAGATGAAAACGATTGAGGCCCTGTTTCAAGACATTGCTTACGAAATCTCCGATCCCTCCGTCAACAAGGCTCTAAAAACCATCCAGAACAATTATCATCAGAGCGTCAACAATCAAGTTTCAATACGCACTCAAGAACAAATGCTCAGCACAATGTCTACCGTCTTCACGACCCATGCAGAAGAAACGATCAACTCCATCTCTTCCTCGCTTGCCACGAAAGAAGCTTGGCGCAACTCACTAATATGCCTCATCCTCCTCGCCCTCATCGCAACCATACTATTGACCTTTGGGCTGATCCGCAAACGACTTCACCTGTTCCAGCACCACGCTTCTTTGATAATGAAGTCAATTCGCTCCGGCCATTTCGACTACCAGCCAGAACTCTTTCACGACGATGAAATGACCACACACCTGCAGTTTCTTACAGAGGTGAGCTACCAGTTGGCCCAACAACGCCAAATAATAAGTGAATACCACCAACGATGGCAAACACTGTTTAACACCATGACAGAGTGGGTCCTGACCTGCGACACCAATGGAATCTGCACCGCATCCAATCACAGGGCCAAGGAAATGACAGGCTTTGATGCCGACCGACTGATCAACCAGCCGCTCGCCACCGTGCTGGAAGGGCATGCAGGGGCAACCCTCAACATCGACATCGCACAAGCCTTGGCCGACCAGAAAGAGTTTGACTCCCTCGATCACCACATCCAACATATAAACGGCTCACTGATTCCTGCTGTTATCAAAGGACAACCAATTATCGACGCAGCAGGACACTGGCAGGGACTCACCCTGCTCATTTCCAATCTGAGTAAGGAGCATCATGCCGAAGCGCTGTTGACCCAAGCAACACGGGCCACCAAGTTCCTTAACATGATCCTGGAACTTGCCCTGCTCAACATCGAACTACCAGAACTGCTGGACCGCTTCATCGGCCACCTCATCAATCTTTCATGGATCGGTGTTCAACCCAAGGCTGCCTTCTTCCTGATCGACAAGAACACCCACTGCCTGACCATGGCAGCCCAACGCGGTATCGACAGCCAGGTCATCACTTCCTGTGCTCTGCTGCCTCTCGGCGCCTGTCTCTGCGGGCGTGTCGCCCAATCCGGAAAAATAATTTTTGCAGATTGTCACGACCCACGCCACGAAATGAACTATCCGGGTATGGCCATTCATGGCCACTACTGCCTGCCTGTCCATACAGTAGCGGGAGAAATCATCGGGGTAGTAGTCCTTTACCTCGAACCTACCCTCCCTCGAGATCACATGATCGAGGCCATCCTGATCACCGCCACCACCATGATCGGTTCAATTATCCGCCGCCGTCAAACCGAAGACGCACTGAAATCCCTCAATCAAAATCTTGAACAAAGAATTGAGGCCCGCACTGCCCAACTTACCGCCGCCAACCAGGAACTCGACTCATTCTCCTATTCAGTTTCCCACGACCTTCGGGCGCCTCTCAGGGCCATTGATGGGTTCAGCCTGGCTCTCTATGAAGATTATGGTTCGACCCTTCCCCCTCAGGCTCATGACTCTCTCGCCCGAATCAGATCTGGATGCTCACGGATGGAGTCACTGATAAACGACCTTCTGAATCTCTCACGCCTGTCCCGGTTTGAACTTAAACGAAACAAAGTCAATCTTTCACAAATGGCGATTGAAATTAGTGAAGAAATACGGGCGGAATCCCCACATCGTATGGTAATGTGGCATATTGTTCAAGATCTTGAGATCATGGCAGATCCAACAATGATCAGAGCGGCGCTGTTCAATCTCCTTGCCAACGCGTGGAAATACTCGAAAAAAACTGCCAGTGCCAGAATCGAACTAGGACGGATTGCTAATATTAATGACACCGGCCAGACCGCATTCTTTATCAGGGACAACGGCGCAGGCTTCAACATGCGTTATGTCGACAAATTATTCACACCATTCCAACGCCTTCACCCAGAAGACCAATTTCCCGGTAACGGGATCGGCCTGGCAACGGTACAACGAATTATTCACCTCCACCAAGGAAAAATCTGGGCCGAAGGAAAGGCAGGAGAAGGAGCAACGTTTTATTTTACAGTATCCCCTGGGGATTAA